In Anaerolineales bacterium, the following proteins share a genomic window:
- the secG gene encoding preprotein translocase subunit SecG — protein MVTYLDYALIIISVLLIVSVIMQSKGAGLGGLTGADAGSVFTARRGIERTLFWITIILSVVFFGLVITLLIIS, from the coding sequence ATGGTAACGTATTTGGATTACGCGTTGATTATAATCTCGGTGTTGCTCATCGTGAGCGTCATCATGCAAAGCAAGGGCGCCGGCTTGGGCGGCTTGACCGGCGCGGACGCGGGAAGCGTTTTTACCGCGCGCCGCGGCATCGAGCGAACATTGTTCTGGATTACCATCATCTTGAGCGTCGTGTTCTTCGGTTTGGTCATCACATTGCTGATCATTTCATAA